In one window of Juglans regia cultivar Chandler chromosome 3, Walnut 2.0, whole genome shotgun sequence DNA:
- the LOC108996734 gene encoding probable LRR receptor-like serine/threonine-protein kinase At3g47570, with amino-acid sequence MDRVLLLCVILLLVRCYNMAISVDATIPNIATDQAALLALKFGISHPDPDHNILASNWSANTSVCSWIGVTCGSKHHRVIALNLSYMGLEGTIPPQIGNLSFLVSLRLRNNSFHGSVPNELSRLYRLKNLNFGFNNFNGEIPSSLGLLSKLRDLFLFGNRFTGAIPQSISNMSSLERIGLAFNGLSGYIPSSLFNISTLKQIDLGDNKLSGPMPSILFNMPSLQKIDLYSNELSGRLPTDTFDHLPNLQWLQLSHNRFYGGLPSTLFSCKQLQYLSVWFNNFTGIVPPAIGNLTMLTTLYLAENNFAGAIPNEIGHLQNLENLNIGDNHFSGPIPFEVFNITTLQIIGMPLNNLSGPLPSNLGLFLPNLQRLLFGGNELNGTIPSSISNASQLTHLDLSTNSFSGFIPNTIGNLGLLQYLNLEFNNLTIGSPEMNSLFSSLSNCIYLEILSFTENPLNAILPNSIGNLSTSLQKMLLGGCNIKGSIFQDIGNLSSLTSLDLGDNELVGLIPTAWGKLGMLQGLSLDNNRLQGPIPSNLCHLKSLFELYLRDNELVGQIPGCINNLVLLRYLRLGSNKLTSTVPLSLWNLTDLLEVDLSSNSLSGRLSLELGNLKVLGDLDLSNNRLSGDIPMTIGSLKDLQILSLAGNQLEGSIPESFGDLVSLEFLDVSGNNLSGEIPKSLEALVYLKYLNVSFNRLRGEIPTKGPFMNFLAASFMSNEALCGAPQLKVLPCKRDASRSKKSRIRHILAFLLPAVGLTLILVAASLVLILKKCHKKSTSSVDLSPLAPWRRVSHQELLRATEGFNPNKLIGEGSFGSVYKATFLDDMVAHVADFGIAKLLGDEDLIKRTMTLATIGYMAPEYGSEGIVSARGDVYSYGILLMETFTRKKPIDDMFVEEMNLKRWVEESLVVSIVKIIDASLLGDERYDAATMDTVSSIMGLALDCCVDSPEERINTRSIPIALNKIKSKFLQDLQRTA; translated from the exons ATGGATAGAGTCCTCCTCCTTTGTGTGATACTGCTTTTGGTACGATGTTACAATATGGCTATCTCAGTTGATGCAACCATTCCAAATATTGCCACAGATCAAGCTGCCCTTCTCGCCTTAAAGTTTGGTATTTCTCATCCCGACCCTGATCATAATATTCTAGCGAGCAATTGGTCCGCCAATACATCTGTTTGCAGTTGGATTGGTGTCACTTGTGGTTCTAAACATCACCGAGTCATAGCCTTGAACCTTTCTTACATGGGTCTTGAGGGTACCATTCCTCCACAGATAGGAAACCTTTCATTTCTTGTTAGTCTGAGACTAAGAAACAATAGTTTTCATGGCTCTGTGCCCAATGAGTTGTCTCGTCTTTACCGGTTGAAAAACTTGAACTTTGGATTCAACAACTTCAATGGAGAAATCCCATCATCTTTGGGACTATTATCGAAACTTCGAGATTTGTTTCTATTTGGCAATAGATTCACAGGTGCTATCCCACAATCCATATCGAACATGTCTTCCTTAGAAAGGATTGGTTTGGCCTTCAATGGGTTATCGGGCTATATACCTTCCTCCCTGTTCAACATATCTACCTTGAAACAAATTGATCTTGGAGATAATAAGCTTTCGGGCCCGATGCCTTCTATTTTGTTTAACATGCCTTCCCTGCAAAAGATTGATCTCTACTCCAACGAGCTCTCGGGGAGACTTCCAACGGATACGTTTGATCATCTTCCCAACTTACAATGGCTTCAACTTTCTCATAACAGATTTTATGGCGGACTTCCATCCACTTTGTTCAGCTGCAAACAACTGCAATATTTGTCGGTGTGGTTTAATAACTTCACCGGAATAGTACCGCCGGCAATCGGAAACTTAACCATGCTTACGACTTTGTACCTTGCCGAAAACAACTTTGCTG GTGCAATTCCGAATGAAATTGGTCATCTACAAAACTTGGAGAACCTCAATATCGGAGACAACCATTTCTCTGGCCCAATTCCGTTTGAGGTTTTCAATATCACAACACTGCAAATCATTGGAATGCCTTTGAATAATCTCTCTGGTCCTCTCCCATCAAATCTAGGCCTTTTCCTTCCAAATCTTCAGCGGCTTCTATTTGGGGGAAATGAACTCAATGGAACAATTCCCAGCTCCATCTCCAATGCATCACAACTCACTCATCTAGACTTGTCTACGAACTCATTCTCTGGCTTCATTCCAAATACAATTGGTAATTTAGGTCTCCTCCAGTATCTCAACTTAGAATTCAATAACTTGACTATTGGATCTCCAGAAATGAATagccttttctcttctttgtcaAATTGCATATATCTGGAAATATTATCTTTTACAGAAAATCCACTAAATGCTATCCTTCCCAATTCCATTGGAAATCTCTCCACTTCTCTTCAGAAAATGTTATTGGGTGGTTGCAATATCAAGGGCAGCATTTTCCAAGATATTGGCAATTTAAGCAGCTTGACAAGTTTGGACTTGGGGGACAATGAGTTGGTTGGACTGATTCCAACTGCATGGGGGAAATTGGGAATGCTCCAAGGTTTGTCCCTGGATAATAATAGATTGCAGGGTCCCATCCCATCAAATCTTTGCCATTTAAAGAGCTTGTTTGAGTTATATTTAAGAGACAATGAGCTAGTTGGACAAATTCCTGGATGCATAAATAATCTGGTTTTGCTAAGATACCTCCGCTTAGGCTCAAATAAATTAACTTCTACAGTTCCTTTGAGCTTGTGGAACTTGACAGACTTATTGGAGGTTGACCTATCATCGAATTCTCTAAGTGGCCGCCTCTCTTTAGAGCTTGGAAATTTGAAGGTATTGGGAGACTTGGATTTATCAAACAATCGATTATCAGGTGATATCCCGATGACAATTGGTAGTCTCAAGGATCTACAAATTCTCTCCTTAGCAGGAAATCAATTAGAAGGTTCAATTCCTGAATCATTTGGTGATTTGGTAAGCTTGGAGTTCTTGGATGTTTCTGGTAATAATTTATCTGGAGAGATTCCCAAATCCTTAGAAGCACTCGTATATCTTAAATATCTAAATGTCTCATTCAATAGACTGCGAGGAGAAATTCCTACAAAAGGACCATTTATGAACTTCTTGGCTGCATCATTTATGTCAAATGAAGCACTTTGTGGTGCTCCCCAATTGAAAGTTCTCCCCTGCAAAAGAGATGCTTCTCGATCAAAAAAGTCCAGAATAAGGCATATACTAGCATTTTTACTACCTGCAGTTGGATTAACATTAATACTTGTGGCAGCATCCCTCgtattaatcttaaaaaaatgccATAAGAAGTCAACAAGTTCGGTAGACTTGTCTCCTTTAGCACCATGGAGAAGAGTTTCTCACCAAGAGCTTCTACGAGCAACAGAAGGGTTTAATCCAAATAAGTTGATTGGAGAAGGGAGTTTTGGGTCTGTGTACAAAGCAACATTCTTGGATG ATATGGTTGCACATGTTGCTGATTTTGGAATAGCCAAGCTCTTAGGAGATGAGGATCTTATAAAGCGAACCATGACCCTTGCTACTATTGGGTATATGGCACCAG AGTATGGATCCGAAGGGATTGTTTCTGCAAGAGGCGATGTGTATAGCTATGGCATTTTACTTATGGAAACTTTCACGAGAAAGAAGCCTATAGATGACATGTTTGTTGAAGAGATGAACTTGAAGCGCTGGGTTGAGGAATCTCTAGTTGTCTCCATAGTCAAAATCATTGATGCCAGTTTGCTGGGAGACGAAAGGTATGATGCAGCTACGATGGACACAGTATCATCCATCATGGGACTAGCTTTGGACTGTTGCGTAGATTCACCTGAAGAGAGGATCAATACAAGAAGTATTCCAATAGCACTCAACAAGATCAAATCCAAGTTTCTGCAAGATCTTCAAAGAACGGCCTGA